A genomic segment from Pistricoccus aurantiacus encodes:
- the ppsR gene encoding posphoenolpyruvate synthetase regulatory kinase/phosphorylase PpsR, whose protein sequence is MTRTAFFISDGTGITAETLGRSLLAQFENVDIRMVIKPYIDTVEKAEALVEIISAAASRDGEKPIIIDTVVDEDIRQIITAAPGFNIDIFSTFLKPLEEELGTHSTYSVGRTHAIGRDDVYMNRIDSVHFALDNDDGARTHQYDKADLILVGVSRCGKTPTSLYLALQFGIRAANYPFTEDDLDEDGSLRLPKALAPYRRKLFGLTIDPRRLAAIRTQRRPNSRYSSLDQCMQEVQQTEGLYRQLNIPFIDTTRFSIEEISTRMIAETGLTRRLP, encoded by the coding sequence ATGACACGTACGGCTTTCTTTATTTCCGATGGCACCGGTATCACCGCGGAGACATTAGGCCGCAGTCTGCTGGCCCAGTTCGAGAACGTCGACATTCGCATGGTGATCAAACCCTATATCGATACCGTGGAAAAGGCCGAGGCACTGGTGGAAATCATCAGCGCCGCGGCTTCCCGGGACGGCGAAAAGCCGATCATCATCGATACCGTCGTGGATGAAGACATACGACAGATCATCACTGCCGCGCCGGGCTTCAATATCGATATCTTTTCGACGTTTCTCAAGCCCCTGGAAGAAGAACTAGGGACTCATTCCACCTACAGCGTCGGTCGTACCCACGCCATTGGTCGTGACGACGTCTACATGAACCGCATCGACTCGGTGCATTTTGCCCTGGATAACGACGACGGCGCACGCACGCATCAATACGACAAGGCGGATCTGATCCTGGTAGGCGTATCCCGCTGCGGCAAGACGCCGACGTCGCTCTATCTGGCGCTGCAGTTCGGCATTCGCGCCGCCAACTACCCCTTCACCGAAGACGATCTGGACGAGGACGGCTCGCTCAGGCTGCCCAAGGCTCTGGCGCCCTATCGACGCAAGCTGTTCGGCCTAACCATCGATCCCCGGCGCCTGGCGGCGATCCGCACTCAGCGCCGGCCCAATAGTCGCTACAGCTCCCTTGATCAATGCATGCAGGAAGTGCAGCAGACGGAAGGCCTCTACCGGCAGCTGAACATTCCCTTCATCGATACGACCCGCTTCTCCATCGAGGAGATTTCCACCCGCATGATTGCGGAAACCGGCCTGACCCGCCGCTTGCCATAA
- a CDS encoding MATE family efflux transporter, giving the protein MSRSNAVDYSSSRALLDAPLTPLLIRKTLPVIGGMLAMMTFNLADAYFVSRLGTQPLAAVAFTFPVVFAVISTSVGMAIGTSAVIARLLGSGDSSLIARRATDAVLLSLIVGLLITLAGLPSVEALFTLLGADQALMPYIHQYMGVWYWGAALIMAPRVLNSILRAHGNTVMAGVGMAGAALLNIILDPLLIFGLGPIPAMGVSGAALATVISWGAVTLGLCFHPQLRRLIALKGLALSVLLDSWQKLGKIALPAAITSLFTPIAMALLTRIVASHGHDAVAAFGVGTRIDAIAQIVVLALSMTLSPVVSQNVGAGANERVRRAVFGCFAFVLVWQLLIWGLLQVLAPWITASYAETATVESVLRIFIWLVPLGLGAQGVIILSVSSLNAMHRPRKAMLLSLIRLFVLYVPLSWLGGKLVGIEGIFGGMLAANLIMGLVAWGYIRPVLRAGPRNDSPRVTQALKKTTSS; this is encoded by the coding sequence ATGAGCAGAAGCAACGCTGTCGACTATTCCTCTTCCCGCGCCTTGCTCGATGCGCCGCTGACGCCGCTGCTGATTCGCAAGACCCTGCCGGTAATCGGCGGCATGCTGGCGATGATGACCTTCAATCTGGCGGATGCCTATTTCGTCTCACGCCTGGGTACCCAGCCCCTGGCGGCAGTGGCCTTCACCTTTCCCGTTGTGTTCGCGGTCATCAGCACCTCCGTGGGCATGGCCATCGGCACCTCCGCGGTCATCGCCAGGCTATTGGGGAGCGGCGACAGCAGTCTGATCGCCCGGCGCGCCACAGACGCGGTGCTGCTTTCCTTGATAGTGGGCCTGCTGATTACGCTGGCCGGCTTGCCCAGCGTCGAAGCGCTGTTCACGCTGCTGGGCGCGGATCAAGCGCTGATGCCCTACATCCACCAGTATATGGGGGTCTGGTATTGGGGAGCGGCCCTGATCATGGCGCCGCGGGTGCTCAACAGCATCCTGCGCGCCCATGGCAATACGGTGATGGCGGGGGTCGGTATGGCCGGGGCCGCGCTGCTCAACATCATTCTCGATCCCCTGCTGATTTTCGGCCTCGGGCCGATACCCGCCATGGGCGTCAGCGGCGCGGCGCTGGCCACGGTGATCAGCTGGGGCGCGGTGACCCTAGGGCTGTGTTTTCATCCGCAGCTGCGCCGCCTGATCGCGCTCAAGGGGCTCGCGCTTTCCGTGTTGCTCGACTCCTGGCAAAAGCTTGGCAAGATCGCCTTGCCCGCGGCGATCACCAGCCTGTTCACGCCCATCGCCATGGCCTTGTTGACGCGCATCGTCGCCAGCCATGGCCATGATGCCGTGGCAGCCTTCGGTGTGGGCACCCGCATCGACGCCATCGCACAGATCGTGGTGCTGGCACTGTCGATGACCCTGTCGCCGGTGGTCAGCCAGAATGTCGGCGCCGGTGCCAATGAACGGGTGCGCCGCGCGGTATTCGGCTGTTTCGCTTTCGTACTTGTCTGGCAACTGCTGATCTGGGGGCTCCTGCAGGTGCTTGCGCCCTGGATTACCGCCAGCTATGCGGAAACCGCGACGGTAGAGTCGGTGCTGCGAATCTTCATCTGGCTGGTGCCTCTGGGCCTGGGCGCCCAAGGCGTGATCATTTTGTCCGTGTCCTCCCTCAATGCCATGCATCGCCCGCGCAAGGCGATGCTGCTGTCGCTGATTCGGCTATTCGTCTTGTACGTGCCACTGTCCTGGCTGGGAGGGAAGCTGGTTGGCATCGAAGGCATCTTCGGCGGCATGCTGGCGGCCAATCTGATCATGGGACTCGTGGCCTGGGGCTATATTCGTCCGGTGCTGCGTGCCGGCCCACGCAATGATTCACCCCGGGTGACACAGGCTCTCAAGAAAACGACAAGCTCTTGA
- the mmsB gene encoding 3-hydroxyisobutyrate dehydrogenase: MKIAFIGLGNMGSPMATNLVKAGHAVRVFDLVEDAIQALESAGATRADSAAEAAAGVDAIVSMLPAGKHVRTLYLGDENQPGLLDALEGSPLIIDASTIEPNVAKEVAAEALARGVVYLDAPVSGGVGGAQAGTLTFIVGGTRDGFERARPILDDMGKNIFHAGDNGLGQVAKLCNNMLLAILMSGTAEALALGVKNGLDPAVLSEIMQQSSGGNWALNVYNPWPGVMEKAPASNDYQGGFLTDLMIKDLGLAWELALDTKATVPMGSQARNLYTLHASQGNGRLDFSSIQWLYRGEEAPRS; encoded by the coding sequence ATGAAAATTGCCTTTATCGGCCTGGGCAACATGGGGTCGCCCATGGCGACCAATCTGGTCAAGGCGGGACACGCGGTGCGGGTCTTCGATCTGGTGGAAGACGCCATCCAAGCTCTGGAAAGCGCCGGTGCGACGCGAGCCGACAGTGCCGCGGAGGCAGCGGCGGGGGTCGATGCGATCGTTTCCATGCTGCCCGCGGGCAAGCATGTACGCACGCTCTACCTGGGAGACGAGAACCAGCCGGGGCTGCTCGACGCGCTGGAAGGTTCGCCGCTGATCATCGATGCCTCCACCATCGAGCCGAATGTCGCCAAGGAAGTGGCAGCGGAGGCCCTGGCGCGGGGGGTCGTCTACCTGGACGCACCGGTTTCCGGTGGGGTGGGAGGCGCTCAGGCGGGAACCCTGACCTTTATCGTCGGCGGCACCAGAGACGGCTTCGAGCGTGCCAGACCGATTCTCGACGACATGGGCAAGAATATCTTTCACGCCGGAGACAACGGCTTGGGTCAGGTGGCCAAGCTGTGCAACAACATGCTGCTGGCGATTCTGATGAGCGGCACCGCGGAAGCGTTGGCGCTGGGAGTGAAAAACGGCCTGGACCCGGCGGTGCTATCGGAGATCATGCAGCAGAGCAGCGGCGGCAACTGGGCGCTCAACGTCTATAATCCCTGGCCCGGGGTGATGGAGAAAGCGCCGGCGTCGAACGACTATCAGGGCGGCTTTCTCACGGATCTGATGATCAAGGACCTGGGACTCGCCTGGGAACTGGCGCTTGATACCAAGGCCACGGTACCCATGGGCTCCCAGGCGCGCAATCTTTATACTCTGCACGCAAGCCAGGGCAATGGTCGGCTGGATTTTTCCAGCATTCAATGGCTGTATCGCGGCGAGGAAGCGCCCCGATCCTGA